From the Deinococcus carri genome, one window contains:
- a CDS encoding dynamin family protein, protein MLVSDRVQDLLSRERVLLADLQAFLETQGAPPEAVEHARQAVRSLDESFLLVVVGEFNAGKSSFVNALLGASVLPEGVTPTTDRIYVLVHGDQPGQMEPTRDPFVSRLTYPLPSLEGVALVDTPGTNAIIRQHQALTEGFLPRADLVLFLTSADRPFTESERQFLALAARWGRSVILVVNKADLLETQAQREQVREFVSAGARGVLGLTPPVFLISARGEQRGGDPGFYALREVLKMRLSETERTRLKLQSPLGTAAEILGGEEARAGAARQTLTEDLSILRDLEAQREHHRVSMLGELDGQLNRLGRLLSEFEVRADRFIDDKLRFGNIRGLLNSRELEEQFRREAVADLPDALDRQFGSMIDRFVEANLHFWEDVQAFLLRRQPSSEVARTRFSYDRGALLEGIAGSAREHLETTTEHELGRQLARDAEDALKGAVGGLAGGIGIGATLGALIGASAVDFTGGILAGLTLGSLGLFVLPNKRLQAHRQLRQKVADLREALERIVRREYECEQERADTRLRDAISPYTRFTQQEQARLEQAQTRAAELRARLDALQADVKALD, encoded by the coding sequence ATGCTCGTCTCGGACCGGGTTCAGGACCTTCTCTCGCGGGAGCGCGTGCTGCTGGCGGACCTTCAGGCGTTTCTGGAAACACAGGGCGCACCGCCCGAGGCGGTCGAACACGCGCGGCAGGCGGTCCGGTCGCTGGACGAGAGCTTCCTGCTGGTGGTGGTGGGCGAGTTCAACGCGGGCAAGAGCAGTTTCGTGAACGCGCTGTTGGGCGCGTCCGTGCTGCCCGAGGGCGTGACGCCCACCACCGACCGCATCTACGTGCTCGTCCATGGCGACCAGCCGGGGCAGATGGAACCCACCCGCGACCCCTTCGTGAGCCGCCTGACCTATCCCCTCCCCAGCCTGGAGGGGGTGGCGCTGGTGGACACGCCCGGCACGAACGCGATCATTCGGCAGCACCAAGCACTCACCGAGGGCTTCTTGCCGCGCGCCGACCTGGTGCTGTTTCTGACCTCGGCGGACCGGCCTTTCACCGAGTCCGAGCGGCAGTTTCTCGCGCTGGCCGCCCGCTGGGGCCGCAGCGTGATCTTGGTCGTCAACAAGGCCGACCTGCTGGAAACGCAGGCGCAGCGCGAGCAGGTGCGCGAGTTCGTCTCGGCGGGGGCGCGGGGCGTGCTGGGCCTCACGCCGCCGGTGTTCCTGATCAGCGCGCGGGGCGAGCAACGGGGGGGTGACCCGGGCTTCTACGCGCTGCGCGAGGTGCTGAAGATGCGTCTCTCGGAAACCGAGCGCACCCGGCTGAAGCTGCAAAGCCCCCTGGGCACGGCGGCGGAAATCCTGGGCGGCGAGGAAGCCCGCGCCGGGGCCGCCCGCCAGACGCTGACCGAGGACCTGAGCATCCTGCGCGACCTCGAAGCGCAGCGCGAGCACCACCGCGTGAGCATGCTGGGCGAACTCGACGGGCAGCTCAACCGCCTGGGCCGCCTCCTCAGCGAGTTCGAGGTGCGGGCCGACCGCTTCATTGACGATAAACTGCGCTTCGGCAATATTCGCGGCCTGCTGAACAGCCGCGAGCTGGAGGAACAATTCCGGCGCGAGGCGGTCGCGGACCTGCCCGACGCCCTCGACCGGCAGTTCGGCAGCATGATCGACCGCTTCGTGGAGGCCAACCTGCACTTCTGGGAGGACGTGCAGGCCTTCTTGCTGCGCCGCCAGCCCAGCAGCGAGGTGGCGCGCACCCGCTTCTCCTACGACCGGGGTGCCCTGCTGGAAGGCATCGCGGGCAGCGCACGCGAGCACCTGGAAACGACCACCGAACACGAACTCGGCCGCCAACTCGCGCGTGATGCTGAGGACGCCCTCAAGGGCGCGGTGGGCGGACTGGCCGGGGGCATCGGCATCGGGGCCACGCTGGGCGCGCTGATCGGGGCCTCCGCCGTGGACTTTACCGGGGGCATCCTGGCGGGCCTCACGCTGGGCAGCCTGGGCCTCTTTGTGCTGCCCAACAAGCGGCTTCAGGCGCACCGGCAACTGCGCCAGAAGGTCGCGGACCTGCGCGAGGCCCTGGAGCGCATCGTGCGCCGCGAGTACGAATGCGAGCAGGAGCGCGCCGACACCCGCCTGCGTGACGCCATCAGCCCCTACACCCGCTTCACCCAGCAGGAGCAGGCCCGGCTGGAACAGGCCCAGACCCGCGCCGCCGAGCTGCGTGCCCGGCTGGACGCTTTGCAGGCGGACGTCAAGGCCCTCGACTAG
- a CDS encoding type II secretion system protein yields MKRNAQAGFTLLELLVAMAIMGVVLMALLNYFSQGTRISTQSSSRAELQQEILNVQQLIAGRLKEAWYVYPSSQTLQLGSTPTSTAALRRNPVAGTARSGTANWLTGTDPVLAVILLPRDITGTCPDTTATTAQKEAGKDYCYRFFAYYPVKRSVWVTGTTDSGVPSASNPGDDSANGDVWVLAEYRKTLYGFKAGDTIPTSTLDGGDANILADYVAPTVATPGFTTTTPIDNTYTMFSLLPTGTSATVPVTGVTLNLATTRKIGGITLRLPNATDEYSITVYPTNLGKIAAN; encoded by the coding sequence ATGAAACGCAACGCCCAAGCTGGGTTCACTCTGCTCGAACTGCTGGTCGCTATGGCGATCATGGGTGTGGTGTTAATGGCACTGCTGAATTACTTCTCTCAGGGCACTCGCATCTCTACCCAGTCCAGCAGCCGTGCGGAGTTGCAACAGGAGATTTTGAACGTTCAGCAGCTCATCGCAGGTCGCTTGAAAGAAGCGTGGTACGTATATCCCTCCAGCCAGACCCTGCAACTGGGCAGTACGCCCACAAGCACGGCAGCCCTGAGGCGCAATCCGGTCGCAGGAACGGCACGCTCAGGTACCGCCAACTGGCTCACGGGCACTGACCCGGTTCTGGCAGTCATCCTGCTCCCCAGGGACATTACGGGGACGTGCCCTGACACCACGGCCACCACTGCACAGAAAGAGGCGGGGAAGGATTACTGTTACCGTTTCTTCGCCTATTACCCGGTCAAACGTTCTGTTTGGGTCACGGGAACCACCGACAGCGGCGTCCCCAGCGCCAGCAATCCGGGGGATGACAGCGCCAACGGAGACGTATGGGTGCTGGCCGAATACCGCAAGACCCTGTATGGCTTCAAGGCTGGGGACACAATACCCACCTCCACACTGGACGGAGGCGACGCCAACATCTTGGCCGACTACGTGGCTCCCACGGTCGCTACACCCGGCTTCACGACCACGACCCCCATCGACAACACCTACACCATGTTCAGTCTTCTGCCTACCGGGACAAGTGCCACGGTGCCCGTCACCGGCGTCACCCTCAACCTTGCCACCACCCGCAAGATCGGCGGCATCACCCTGCGCCTGCCCAACGCCACCGACGAATACAGCATCACCGTCTACCCCACCAACCTCGGGAAAATAGCCGCCAACTGA
- a CDS encoding type II secretion system protein, whose amino-acid sequence MVRHFKSRARANEQGFTLVEILVAIALLGILAAVLTATLTGSLSLNRQAQRQLDTTSNVQQVIENVRNAWNTTSNYDSACAPGLSAPDGYTVKFINLSSRAQPLTAAGAVATGTTAAPSNNVTVQAACTAATGATVGSGTSASVPVMRRVIVQSGTAVAGSSTPSVSPQDVALTLDILRPQ is encoded by the coding sequence ATGGTACGTCATTTTAAAAGTCGCGCCAGGGCTAACGAGCAAGGTTTTACTCTCGTTGAGATTTTGGTCGCCATCGCGCTGCTGGGGATTTTGGCGGCGGTATTAACAGCCACTCTGACAGGTTCCCTGAGCCTGAACCGGCAGGCGCAGCGGCAACTCGATACCACCTCGAATGTCCAGCAGGTGATAGAGAATGTACGAAATGCCTGGAATACCACCAGCAATTACGACAGCGCGTGTGCCCCTGGTCTGAGCGCTCCTGACGGCTACACGGTCAAGTTCATCAACCTGAGTTCACGGGCACAACCGTTGACAGCAGCAGGTGCTGTCGCAACTGGCACCACAGCCGCGCCCAGCAACAACGTGACTGTGCAGGCCGCCTGTACAGCAGCGACCGGGGCTACAGTCGGCTCAGGTACCTCGGCCAGTGTGCCGGTCATGCGCCGCGTCATTGTCCAATCGGGGACCGCCGTTGCGGGCAGCTCAACGCCTTCTGTGAGTCCGCAGGACGTGGCCCTGACGCTCGACATCCTGAGGCCCCAATGA
- a CDS encoding type II secretion system protein: MRRFQTGFTLLEVLVVIAVIGILAGIFGLSIIRSIRTAELREAATQVATDFRRARSQAQRESTDVALVMPGTAGGTSYTVRGQPRTVPNNVTLLCTSNCGSGSTVTVNYQAPYGELGATGSVFTIQSPNSSVASLEVRIVGVTGKVILAKAGS; encoded by the coding sequence ATGCGCCGTTTTCAGACTGGTTTCACCCTCCTCGAAGTCCTCGTCGTCATTGCTGTCATCGGCATTCTGGCAGGCATCTTCGGCCTCAGTATCATCCGTAGTATTCGTACCGCCGAGCTGCGTGAGGCCGCCACCCAGGTCGCCACCGACTTCCGGCGGGCACGTTCGCAGGCGCAGCGGGAGAGTACAGACGTGGCGCTCGTCATGCCAGGTACGGCGGGGGGGACTTCTTACACGGTGAGAGGACAGCCGAGGACAGTACCAAACAATGTGACCTTACTCTGTACATCAAACTGTGGGAGTGGCTCAACAGTGACTGTCAACTATCAGGCCCCTTATGGCGAACTGGGAGCCACGGGCAGCGTCTTCACCATCCAGAGTCCAAACAGCAGCGTTGCTTCCCTGGAGGTCAGGATTGTGGGTGTGACAGGGAAGGTCATCCTGGCCAAGGCAGGGTCCTGA
- a CDS encoding SprT family zinc-dependent metalloprotease — MSARPRPQPHWTVGGVPVELKRSARRRTLALSVGPGRVTVYAPARAPLALIQDFVETKRTWAEGHLATYAAREVKASPFTDGSPLPFFGETLTLRLTPGLRTPTRRGHEVQAGAGDPPEVARQVEAWYRRAALPELRVLTEGYADALGARERLRQVRLTGARTRWGSCTAAGIIRLHWSLARAPREVAAYVALHEAAHLLELNHSPRYWAHVARLMPDHACWRRWLREQGHTLLGG, encoded by the coding sequence ATGAGCGCCCGCCCCCGACCCCAGCCCCACTGGACTGTCGGGGGCGTTCCCGTGGAGCTGAAGCGCAGTGCCCGCCGCCGCACCCTGGCCCTCAGCGTGGGACCGGGCCGCGTGACCGTCTACGCGCCTGCCAGAGCACCTCTCGCCCTGATTCAGGACTTCGTGGAGACAAAACGCACCTGGGCGGAAGGCCACCTCGCCACCTACGCGGCGCGGGAGGTGAAGGCCTCACCCTTCACGGACGGCTCGCCCCTGCCCTTCTTCGGGGAGACGCTGACCCTGCGGCTCACCCCCGGCCTCCGCACACCCACCCGCCGGGGGCACGAGGTGCAGGCGGGAGCAGGCGACCCGCCCGAGGTCGCCCGGCAGGTCGAGGCCTGGTATCGCCGGGCCGCCCTCCCCGAACTGCGCGTGCTGACCGAAGGGTACGCGGACGCGCTGGGCGCACGTGAGCGGCTGCGGCAGGTCAGGCTGACAGGTGCCCGCACCCGCTGGGGCAGTTGCACTGCTGCGGGCATCATCCGCCTGCACTGGTCCCTCGCCCGCGCCCCACGTGAGGTCGCCGCCTACGTCGCCCTGCACGAGGCCGCCCACCTGCTCGAACTCAACCACTCCCCCCGCTACTGGGCACACGTGGCCCGCCTGATGCCCGACCACGCCTGCTGGCGGCGCTGGCTGCGCGAACAGGGGCATACGCTGCTGGGGGGCTAG
- the ypfJ gene encoding KPN_02809 family neutral zinc metallopeptidase, with product MDWKNLPSSGGGVEDGRGGGGLPGGGIAVGGVGGLIIALIAMFFGINPGSILGGDTSTQTQTQSQTQSQSGQSDETVDFVDRILGSTNQVWSGIFQQAGRTYTPPKLHLFSNAVNTACGQASSAVGPFYCPLDQKVYLDTRFFAQMDRQLGGGGDFAYSYVIAHEVGHHVQNELGIADQVTRAQQQARSEAEANSLSVRLELQADCFAGVWGNHVTDLAKLTEADVREAINTAAAIGDDTLQRQGQGYVVPDSFTHGTSQQRETWFMTGFKSGNPNTCDTFNKNYGQL from the coding sequence ATGGACTGGAAAAATCTTCCGAGCAGTGGCGGCGGCGTCGAGGACGGGCGTGGGGGCGGCGGGCTGCCCGGCGGCGGCATCGCGGTGGGTGGCGTCGGCGGCCTGATCATCGCCCTGATTGCCATGTTCTTCGGCATCAACCCCGGCTCGATTCTGGGCGGCGACACCTCCACCCAGACGCAGACACAGAGCCAGACGCAATCCCAGAGCGGTCAGTCGGACGAGACGGTGGACTTCGTGGATCGCATCCTGGGCAGCACCAACCAGGTCTGGTCGGGCATCTTCCAGCAGGCAGGGCGCACGTACACGCCCCCCAAGCTGCACCTGTTCAGCAACGCCGTGAATACGGCCTGCGGCCAGGCCAGCAGCGCGGTCGGCCCCTTCTACTGCCCCCTCGACCAGAAGGTGTACCTCGACACCCGCTTCTTTGCCCAGATGGACCGGCAACTGGGCGGCGGCGGCGACTTCGCCTACTCCTACGTGATCGCCCACGAGGTCGGCCACCACGTGCAGAACGAACTGGGCATCGCGGATCAGGTCACCCGCGCCCAGCAGCAGGCCCGCAGCGAGGCCGAGGCCAACAGCCTCAGCGTGCGCCTGGAACTTCAGGCCGACTGCTTCGCGGGCGTGTGGGGCAACCACGTGACCGACCTCGCCAAGCTGACCGAGGCCGACGTGCGCGAGGCCATCAACACCGCCGCCGCCATCGGTGACGACACCCTCCAGCGCCAGGGCCAGGGCTACGTGGTGCCCGACTCCTTTACCCACGGCACCAGCCAGCAGCGCGAGACGTGGTTCATGACCGGCTTCAAGAGCGGCAACCCCAACACCTGCGACACCTTCAACAAGAACTACGGCCAGTTGTAA
- a CDS encoding efflux RND transporter permease subunit: MSTHDPPELTAPRGTLPDGTPEPAVHPAVRFSVRNYVFSIGIFVMVVLFGLISASRLGVELLPNFEVPVLAVSTSYPGATPDQVDREVSRRIEDAVSTLGGVVDINTTSVSNQSAVVITFADKTNIDSAANSVSQAVAAIRATLPDGAEAPVVQKFDPNATPILTLALLGGPARASDVTAYAEDTLVPRLERVSGVADVSVSGGPERQIQVLLDPARLQSYNLAPARVTGAIQASALDLPAGSLTQEGNTVGFSTRNTPTSLGDVERIVVDPASGLRVADVATVRDTTARVTSYARVNGQPAVLLNVRKASGTNSVAVADAVRRAMEAQALPAGYRLTLASDTTTETRTTVADTFHEFLIAIVAVGVIVLLFLGRLNTVFAVILAIPISISAAPLLYSVLGFSFNIVSLLAIIVAIGIVVDDSIVVGENVQRYRDLGYSRLRSVLLGGSEVFSAVTAASFSLLAVLIPLSFMPGILGQFFSQFGLGLAAAIVMSWLESLLFLTVRMAYTRDPEPLGWRQLPGVLARLPRFFREALAGVRTLPGLLLLALMGAALWAGLDRATALPTPAVAVLAVLLAPVLLTLVRYLLTVLLALLEALTGTLHGLTNRAVVGTARAYARSVGTALKRPWVVMLVAGLFLLSVPLAMRGVGFSFVPKSDSGILTVDVELPTGTDLARTNALTARLEADLLKRPEVRLVQTSVGAGGVLGGTNANQASLTLTLVPKGERPDIDTLSARYSRDLSRLAASVPGAEVRVASEQTGPGGSYDLSLALTAPNQALLTERNRALLRLLAADPSIRTLESSLSATRQERTFVPDPGRLAGSGLSANDLAQALRTYNEGTTAGTLRAADRSVDIVVKLDPAQVQGEQSLLSQTVYSQALGANVPLAELGGFQLRQAPATLSRLNKAYTATLNINLAGGVNPFAYQQTIVQKARQAGLLTDNVTLGNASSFGSAGLTGDLVFYGPIVLVLAVLLTYLVLGSQFNSFRYPLYLLLPVPLAIVGALWTLHLFRVNLDVITVLGMVILLGLSTKNSILYLEFVTERMRTLPLREALLEAAELRFRPILMTTLTVLVISIPLVFGQGSGAELRRGLGIVILGGVITSTLLTFYVVPSVFYQFERRRQTPTQVEGAFVPAD; the protein is encoded by the coding sequence ATGAGCACCCACGACCCCCCGGAATTGACCGCCCCGCGCGGCACGCTGCCCGACGGCACGCCCGAACCCGCCGTCCACCCCGCCGTGCGCTTCAGCGTGCGCAACTACGTCTTTTCCATCGGCATCTTCGTGATGGTGGTGCTGTTCGGGCTGATCTCGGCCTCGCGGCTGGGGGTGGAGCTGCTGCCCAACTTCGAGGTGCCGGTGCTGGCCGTCAGCACCAGCTACCCCGGCGCGACCCCCGACCAGGTGGACCGCGAGGTGAGCCGCCGCATCGAGGACGCGGTGAGCACGCTGGGCGGCGTGGTGGACATCAACACCACCTCCGTGAGCAACCAGTCGGCGGTGGTGATCACCTTTGCCGACAAGACCAACATCGACTCGGCGGCCAACAGCGTCTCGCAGGCGGTGGCCGCCATCCGCGCCACCCTGCCCGACGGGGCGGAAGCGCCGGTCGTGCAGAAGTTCGACCCCAACGCCACCCCCATCCTGACCCTGGCGCTGCTGGGCGGCCCCGCCCGCGCCTCCGACGTGACCGCCTACGCGGAGGACACGCTGGTGCCCCGGCTGGAGCGCGTATCGGGCGTGGCCGACGTGAGTGTGTCGGGCGGCCCCGAGCGGCAGATTCAGGTGCTGCTCGACCCCGCCCGCCTCCAGAGCTACAACCTCGCGCCCGCCCGCGTGACCGGCGCGATTCAGGCCTCCGCGCTCGACCTGCCCGCCGGGAGCCTCACGCAGGAGGGCAACACGGTGGGCTTCTCCACCCGCAACACGCCCACCAGCCTGGGTGACGTGGAGCGCATCGTGGTGGACCCCGCCTCCGGCCTGCGGGTGGCGGACGTGGCGACCGTGCGCGACACCACCGCCCGCGTGACCAGCTACGCCCGCGTCAATGGCCAGCCCGCCGTGCTGCTCAATGTCCGCAAGGCCAGCGGCACGAACAGCGTGGCCGTCGCGGACGCCGTGCGCCGGGCGATGGAGGCGCAGGCGCTTCCTGCGGGCTACCGCCTCACCCTCGCCAGCGACACCACCACCGAGACGCGCACCACCGTGGCCGACACCTTTCACGAGTTCCTGATCGCCATCGTGGCGGTGGGCGTGATTGTGCTGCTGTTCCTGGGAAGGCTGAACACCGTCTTCGCGGTAATTCTCGCCATTCCCATCTCGATCAGCGCCGCGCCGCTGCTGTACAGCGTGCTGGGCTTTTCCTTCAACATCGTGTCGCTGCTGGCGATTATCGTCGCCATCGGCATCGTGGTGGACGACTCCATCGTGGTGGGCGAGAACGTGCAGCGCTACCGCGACCTGGGCTACAGCCGCCTCAGGAGCGTGCTGCTAGGCGGCTCGGAGGTCTTTTCCGCCGTCACCGCCGCCTCCTTCTCGCTGCTGGCCGTGCTGATTCCGCTGAGCTTCATGCCGGGCATCCTGGGGCAGTTCTTCAGCCAGTTCGGGCTGGGGCTGGCCGCCGCCATCGTGATGAGCTGGCTCGAGAGCCTGCTGTTCCTGACGGTCCGTATGGCCTACACCCGCGACCCCGAACCCCTCGGCTGGCGGCAACTTCCCGGCGTGCTGGCCCGGCTGCCGCGCTTCTTCCGCGAGGCGCTGGCCGGCGTCCGCACCCTGCCGGGGCTGCTGCTGCTGGCGCTGATGGGGGCGGCCCTGTGGGCAGGGCTGGACCGGGCGACCGCGCTGCCCACCCCGGCCGTCGCGGTGCTGGCCGTGCTGCTCGCGCCCGTGCTGCTCACGCTGGTGCGTTACCTGCTGACGGTGCTGCTGGCCCTGCTGGAAGCCCTGACCGGCACCCTGCACGGCCTCACCAACCGGGCGGTGGTGGGCACCGCGCGCGCCTACGCCCGCAGCGTGGGTACGGCCCTGAAACGGCCCTGGGTGGTCATGCTGGTCGCCGGGCTGTTCCTGCTGAGCGTGCCGCTCGCCATGCGCGGCGTGGGCTTTTCCTTCGTGCCCAAGAGCGACAGCGGCATCCTGACCGTGGACGTGGAGCTGCCCACCGGCACCGACCTCGCCCGCACCAACGCCCTGACGGCGCGGCTGGAGGCCGACCTGCTGAAACGGCCCGAGGTGCGGCTGGTGCAGACCAGCGTGGGCGCGGGCGGCGTGCTGGGCGGCACCAACGCCAACCAGGCCAGCCTGACGCTGACGTTGGTGCCCAAGGGAGAGCGTCCCGACATCGACACCCTGTCCGCCCGCTACAGCCGCGACCTGAGCCGGCTCGCCGCCAGTGTTCCGGGGGCCGAGGTGCGGGTCGCCTCCGAGCAGACCGGCCCCGGCGGCAGCTACGACCTCAGCCTGGCCTTGACGGCCCCGAACCAGGCGCTGCTGACCGAGCGCAACCGCGCGCTGCTGCGCCTGCTGGCCGCCGACCCCAGCATCCGCACCCTGGAGAGCAGCCTCAGCGCCACCCGCCAGGAACGCACCTTCGTGCCCGACCCGGGCCGGCTCGCGGGCAGCGGCCTGAGCGCGAACGACCTCGCCCAGGCGCTGCGGACCTACAACGAGGGCACGACCGCCGGCACCCTGCGCGCCGCCGACCGCAGCGTGGACATCGTGGTCAAGCTCGACCCCGCCCAGGTGCAGGGCGAGCAGAGCCTGCTGTCGCAGACGGTGTACTCGCAGGCCCTGGGCGCGAACGTGCCGCTGGCCGAACTGGGCGGCTTCCAGCTCCGGCAGGCCCCGGCCACCCTCAGCCGCCTGAACAAGGCCTACACCGCCACCCTGAACATCAACCTGGCGGGGGGAGTGAACCCCTTCGCGTACCAGCAGACGATTGTGCAGAAGGCGCGGCAGGCGGGCCTGCTGACGGACAACGTGACCCTGGGCAACGCCAGCTCCTTCGGCAGCGCGGGCCTGACGGGCGACCTGGTGTTCTACGGCCCCATCGTGCTGGTGCTGGCGGTGCTGCTGACCTACCTGGTGCTGGGGTCGCAGTTCAACTCGTTCCGCTATCCCCTCTACCTGCTGCTGCCGGTGCCGCTCGCCATCGTGGGGGCGCTGTGGACGCTGCACCTCTTCCGGGTGAACCTGGACGTGATCACAGTGCTGGGCATGGTCATCCTGCTGGGCTTATCGACCAAGAACTCCATCCTGTACCTGGAATTCGTGACCGAGCGGATGCGCACGCTGCCGCTGCGCGAGGCGCTGCTGGAGGCCGCCGAGTTGCGCTTCCGGCCCATCCTGATGACCACCCTGACCGTGCTGGTGATCAGCATTCCGCTGGTGTTCGGCCAGGGCAGCGGGGCCGAGCTGCGCCGGGGCCTGGGCATCGTGATTCTGGGCGGGGTGATCACCTCCACCCTGCTGACCTTTTACGTGGTGCCCAGCGTCTTCTACCAGTTCGAGCGCCGCCGCCAGACGCCCACCCAGGTGGAAGGCGCGTTCGTGCCCGCCGATTGA
- a CDS encoding efflux RND transporter periplasmic adaptor subunit → MPRSPLRAALPLTLLLLLAACSPAGKEQTQTGTKTTTTTTRNDLDAAPPKTTALAVQTAPAQSGTLTVTRTATATLKADRDSNVAAQTGGTVTRVLAQEGEEVRAGQVVVQLDDTAQRQALDNARLQVQQAQVNLEQTRTNTAQATGALEAAVQAAQASLQKARQDAASAANLYALGGISQADLTAARSAQAQAESQLAQARNNLAQNGRGGQGSLALLQVQLEQAQAGVRQAGENLARTQVKAPFAGVIASLAVEVGEFAGQGSPVFRLVDQGSVKATFNVPPGDAGTLTPGTKLNLTAGGTNYVATVQDASGVAGSDRLVPVTVRVQGGGQLPVGGTAQVRYRAALGGGVLVPAPAIQTDGGENAVYVAEGGVARRVPVTVVAEAQGKVAVRGVDAGARVISPVPPSLQDGASIRDSGGGTGGGGAS, encoded by the coding sequence ATGCCACGTTCGCCCCTCCGCGCCGCCCTGCCCCTCACCCTGCTCCTGCTGCTGGCGGCCTGCTCGCCCGCCGGGAAGGAGCAGACGCAGACCGGCACCAAAACGACGACCACCACCACCCGCAACGACCTCGACGCCGCGCCGCCCAAGACCACCGCGCTCGCCGTGCAGACCGCGCCTGCCCAGTCCGGCACCCTGACCGTGACGCGCACCGCCACCGCCACCCTCAAGGCCGACCGTGACAGCAATGTGGCCGCACAGACCGGCGGCACCGTGACGCGCGTGCTGGCCCAGGAGGGCGAGGAGGTCCGCGCCGGGCAGGTCGTGGTGCAGCTCGACGACACGGCGCAGCGGCAGGCGCTCGACAATGCCCGCCTCCAGGTGCAGCAGGCCCAGGTCAACCTGGAGCAGACGCGCACCAACACCGCTCAGGCGACCGGCGCGCTGGAGGCCGCCGTGCAGGCCGCGCAGGCCAGCCTCCAGAAGGCCCGCCAGGACGCCGCGAGTGCCGCGAACCTCTACGCCCTGGGTGGCATCAGCCAGGCCGACCTGACCGCCGCCCGCAGCGCGCAGGCGCAGGCGGAAAGCCAGCTCGCCCAGGCCCGCAACAACCTCGCGCAGAACGGGCGGGGCGGGCAGGGCAGCCTCGCGCTGCTGCAGGTGCAACTCGAACAGGCCCAGGCGGGCGTGCGCCAGGCCGGGGAAAATCTGGCCCGCACCCAGGTCAAGGCCCCCTTTGCGGGCGTGATCGCCTCGCTGGCCGTGGAGGTCGGGGAGTTCGCCGGGCAGGGCAGTCCGGTCTTCCGGCTGGTGGACCAGGGCAGCGTCAAGGCCACCTTCAACGTGCCCCCCGGCGACGCGGGCACGCTCACGCCGGGGACCAAACTCAATCTGACGGCGGGTGGCACGAACTACGTCGCCACCGTGCAGGACGCGAGCGGCGTGGCGGGCAGCGACCGCCTGGTGCCGGTGACGGTGCGGGTGCAGGGCGGCGGTCAGCTCCCGGTCGGCGGCACCGCCCAGGTGCGCTACCGGGCCGCGCTGGGGGGCGGCGTGCTGGTCCCCGCCCCCGCCATCCAGACCGACGGCGGCGAGAACGCCGTGTACGTGGCCGAAGGCGGCGTGGCCCGCCGCGTGCCCGTCACCGTGGTCGCGGAGGCGCAGGGGAAGGTCGCGGTGCGTGGGGTAGATGCCGGGGCGCGGGTCATCTCGCCGGTGCCGCCCAGCCTCCAGGACGGGGCCAGCATCCGGGACAGCGGGGGCGGGACAGGCGGAGGGGGCGCGTCATGA